In Rhodoferax koreense, a genomic segment contains:
- a CDS encoding complex I NDUFA9 subunit family protein, whose translation MNKVLILGGAGFVGRHVCTKLALLPWQVTVPTRRFDRTKSLQIQSRLDLFEADIFDEATLARLLQGQDAVINLVAQLHGDEAALARAHVELPQKLARACSAAGVHRVIHVSALGVPSLQPELAPSRYLRSKARGEAVLRQAVAAYGLDLTVLRPSVIFGEDDRFLNVFAALQRRFPFIPLAGGGSWFQPVWVEDVAQALVNALADPRYDRESIGQTYEACGPERFTLQDLVNFAGHAAGVNHGRGRPVIDLPPALGRLQARLLECAPGEPMMTRDNLDSMQVPNIASGVLPGLQALGVTPSGLSAIAPRYLAPMDPATRLRHGRTGRRGPGHPTHQP comes from the coding sequence ATGAATAAAGTATTGATCCTCGGCGGCGCCGGCTTCGTCGGCCGCCACGTCTGCACCAAGCTCGCGCTGCTGCCCTGGCAGGTCACCGTGCCCACGCGCCGCTTCGACCGCACCAAGTCGCTGCAGATCCAGTCGCGCCTGGACTTGTTCGAGGCCGACATCTTCGACGAGGCCACGCTGGCCCGGCTGCTCCAGGGCCAGGACGCGGTGATCAACCTCGTGGCCCAGCTGCACGGCGACGAGGCCGCGCTGGCCCGGGCCCATGTGGAGCTGCCGCAGAAACTGGCGCGGGCCTGCTCGGCCGCGGGCGTGCACCGCGTGATCCATGTCAGCGCCCTCGGCGTGCCGAGCCTGCAGCCCGAACTCGCCCCGTCGCGCTACCTGCGCAGCAAGGCCCGCGGCGAAGCCGTGCTGCGCCAGGCCGTCGCCGCCTACGGCCTGGACCTCACCGTGCTGCGCCCGAGCGTGATCTTCGGCGAGGACGACCGTTTCCTCAACGTGTTCGCCGCGCTGCAGCGCCGCTTCCCCTTCATCCCGCTGGCCGGCGGCGGCAGCTGGTTCCAACCGGTCTGGGTCGAGGACGTGGCGCAGGCGCTGGTGAATGCCCTGGCCGACCCGCGCTACGACCGCGAGTCCATCGGCCAGACCTACGAGGCCTGCGGCCCCGAACGCTTCACGCTCCAGGACCTCGTGAACTTCGCCGGCCATGCGGCCGGCGTGAACCACGGCCGCGGCCGCCCGGTCATCGACCTGCCGCCCGCCCTCGGCCGCCTGCAGGCCAGGCTCCTCGAATGCGCCCCCGGCGAGCCGATGATGACGCGCGACAACCTCGACTCGATGCAGGTGCCCAACATCGCCAGCGGCGTGCTGCCCGGCCTGCAGGCGCTGGGCGTCACCCCTTCCGGCCTGAGCGCCATCGCGCCGCGCTACCTCGCGCCGATGGACCCGGCGACCAGGCTGCGGCACGGCCGCACGGGGCGGCGCGGGCCGGGGCATCCGACGCACCAGCCCTGA
- a CDS encoding TRAP transporter small permease subunit, with protein sequence MPQAETSRFRRGLARLDRLLARTTAAASCLVIPLALLLCLQWPLRDGLHAFSSQANDLAQLLFGLYVAVGLTHATRAGTHLTPDLLARRYPARLRRWCQRAAAICVALPWAVFVFVAALPMVRQSLAQLEGFPDTSNPGYFVLKLGVPLMALLAGLQAVLGLWMPAVPEQR encoded by the coding sequence ATGCCGCAAGCCGAAACCTCCCGCTTCAGGCGCGGCCTGGCCCGGCTGGACCGGCTGCTGGCGCGCACCACCGCCGCGGCGTCCTGCCTGGTGATACCGCTGGCGCTGCTGCTGTGCCTGCAGTGGCCCCTGCGCGACGGGCTGCATGCCTTCTCCAGCCAGGCCAATGACCTGGCCCAACTGCTGTTCGGCCTGTACGTGGCCGTGGGCCTCACCCATGCGACGCGCGCCGGCACCCACCTCACGCCGGACCTGCTGGCCCGGCGTTATCCAGCGCGGCTGCGCCGCTGGTGCCAGCGGGCCGCCGCCATCTGCGTGGCCCTGCCGTGGGCGGTGTTCGTCTTCGTCGCCGCCCTGCCCATGGTGCGGCAGTCGCTGGCGCAGCTCGAGGGCTTTCCCGATACGTCCAATCCCGGCTACTTCGTGCTCAAGCTCGGCGTGCCGCTGATGGCCCTGCTGGCGGGGTTGCAAGCCGTGCTCGGCCTTTGGATGCCGGCGGTGCCTGAGCAGCGCTGA
- a CDS encoding MdtB/MuxB family multidrug efflux RND transporter permease subunit: MNLSRLFILRPIATALLMVAILIGGALAYRLLPQSALPEVDYPTIQVTTLYPGASPDVMTSSVTAPLERQFGQMPGLSQMSSISSGGASVITLRFTLAISLDVAEQQVQAAINAGSNLLPSDLPMPPTYSKVNPADAPILTLAITSPTLPVIRIHDLVENRLAPKLSQVAGVGLVAIAGGGRPAVRIQANPQRLAALGLSLDDARSAIAAANVNQAKGSFDGPLRASTIDANDQLKSAAEYAQLIIAYKNGNPVRLSDVAAIVDDAENTRLAAWAGMSADDMAKPPRAATNASAVILNIQRQPGANVIQTVDRIQALLPQLRATLPASLDVQVLTDRTVTIRASVHDVQFELMLSIALVVLVIFVFLRSAQATLIPSFAVPLSLIGTFGVMYLAGFSINNLTLMALTISTGFVVDDAIVMIENIARYVEDGEPPMQAALKGAKQIGFTIISLTISLIAVLIPLLFMGDVVGRLFHEFAITLAVAILISAVVSLTLTPMLCARLLKHTPEASHGRLYQATGRFFDATIARYGRMLDWVLDRSFITLLVFVATAALTVLLYFMVPKGFFPVQDTGVIQGITEAAQATSFPAMAERQQALAEEILKDPAVQSLSSFIGVDGGNATLNAGRLLINLKPKETRGASASAVMRRVADATRQVPGIALYMQPVQDLTIEDRIAKTQYQFLLSSPDATALSNVTGQLVERLRALPQLADVASDLQDQGLQAYLEIDRVNAGRLGVTVAAIDTALYNAFGQRLISTIFTQSNQYRVVLEVAPGFKSGPDALAGLYVPGTLNGVTTQVPLGSVARASQRAAALSVNHVGQFPSATISFNTPPGVSLGAAVDAIKAEEAALDMPASMETSFQGAALAFQASLSNTLLLILAAIVTMYIVLGVLYESTIHPVTILSTLPSAGLGALLALLATGQELDIIAIIGIVLLIGIVKKNAIMMIDFALDAEREQGLPPRQAIHQACLLRFRPILMTTLAALLGALPLMLGTGVGSELRHPLGVTMVGGLIVSQLLTLFTTPVIYLGFANLAQRWRDRRDRRPARREVVE, translated from the coding sequence ATGAACCTGTCGCGCCTTTTCATCCTGCGGCCGATCGCCACCGCCTTGCTGATGGTGGCGATCCTCATCGGCGGCGCGCTCGCCTACCGGCTGCTGCCGCAGTCGGCCTTGCCCGAGGTCGACTACCCGACGATCCAGGTCACCACGCTGTATCCCGGCGCCAGTCCGGACGTGATGACGTCTTCGGTCACCGCGCCGCTGGAGCGCCAGTTCGGCCAGATGCCGGGCCTGTCCCAGATGTCGTCCATCAGCTCGGGCGGCGCCTCGGTGATCACGCTGCGCTTCACGCTGGCGATCTCGCTCGACGTGGCCGAGCAGCAGGTGCAGGCCGCCATCAACGCGGGCAGCAACCTTTTGCCCAGCGACCTGCCGATGCCGCCGACCTACAGCAAGGTCAATCCGGCCGATGCACCCATCCTCACGCTGGCCATCACCTCGCCCACGCTACCGGTGATCCGCATCCACGACCTGGTGGAAAACCGGCTCGCGCCCAAGCTCTCGCAGGTGGCCGGCGTGGGGCTGGTGGCCATCGCCGGCGGCGGCCGGCCCGCCGTGCGCATCCAGGCCAATCCGCAGCGGCTGGCCGCCCTCGGCCTGTCGCTCGACGACGCGCGCTCGGCAATAGCCGCGGCCAACGTGAACCAGGCCAAGGGCAGCTTCGACGGCCCGCTGCGCGCCTCGACCATCGACGCCAACGACCAGCTCAAGTCGGCGGCCGAATACGCGCAACTCATCATCGCCTACAAGAACGGCAACCCCGTGCGGCTCAGCGACGTGGCGGCCATCGTGGACGATGCGGAAAACACGCGCCTGGCCGCCTGGGCCGGCATGTCGGCCGACGACATGGCCAAGCCGCCACGCGCCGCGACGAATGCTTCCGCGGTGATCCTCAACATCCAGCGCCAACCCGGCGCCAACGTCATCCAGACCGTGGACCGCATCCAGGCATTGCTGCCGCAGTTGCGCGCCACGCTGCCGGCCTCGCTCGACGTGCAGGTGCTGACCGACCGCACCGTCACCATCCGCGCCTCGGTGCACGACGTGCAGTTCGAGCTGATGCTCTCCATCGCGCTGGTGGTGCTGGTGATCTTCGTGTTCCTGCGCAGCGCCCAGGCCACGCTGATCCCGAGCTTCGCCGTGCCGCTGTCGCTCATCGGCACCTTCGGCGTGATGTACCTGGCCGGCTTCTCGATCAACAACCTCACGCTGATGGCGCTGACCATTTCCACCGGTTTCGTGGTGGACGACGCCATCGTCATGATCGAGAACATCGCGCGCTACGTGGAAGACGGCGAGCCGCCGATGCAGGCCGCGCTCAAGGGCGCGAAGCAGATCGGCTTCACCATCATCTCGCTCACCATCTCGCTGATCGCCGTTCTGATCCCGCTGCTGTTCATGGGCGACGTGGTCGGCCGGCTGTTCCATGAGTTCGCGATCACGCTGGCGGTGGCGATCCTGATCTCGGCCGTGGTCTCGCTCACGCTCACGCCGATGCTGTGTGCCCGGCTGCTGAAACACACGCCCGAAGCCAGCCACGGCCGGCTGTACCAGGCCACCGGGCGGTTCTTCGACGCCACCATCGCGCGCTACGGCCGCATGCTCGACTGGGTGCTGGACCGCAGCTTCATCACGCTGCTGGTGTTCGTGGCCACGGCCGCGCTCACCGTGCTGTTGTACTTCATGGTGCCCAAGGGCTTCTTCCCGGTGCAGGACACGGGTGTGATCCAGGGCATCACCGAAGCCGCGCAAGCCACCTCGTTCCCGGCCATGGCCGAACGCCAGCAGGCGCTGGCCGAGGAAATCCTCAAAGACCCGGCCGTGCAGAGCCTGTCGTCCTTCATCGGCGTGGACGGCGGCAACGCCACCTTGAACGCGGGCCGCCTGCTGATCAACCTCAAGCCCAAGGAAACGCGCGGCGCCTCGGCCAGCGCCGTGATGCGCCGCGTCGCCGACGCCACGCGCCAGGTGCCGGGCATCGCCCTGTATATGCAGCCGGTGCAGGACCTGACCATCGAGGACCGCATCGCCAAGACGCAATACCAGTTCCTGCTGTCCTCGCCCGACGCCACGGCGCTGTCGAACGTGACCGGCCAGCTGGTCGAGCGCCTGCGCGCCCTGCCCCAGCTCGCCGACGTGGCCAGCGACCTGCAGGATCAGGGCCTGCAGGCCTACCTGGAGATCGACCGCGTGAACGCCGGCCGGCTCGGCGTGACGGTGGCGGCCATCGACACCGCGCTCTACAACGCCTTCGGCCAGCGGCTCATCTCCACGATCTTCACGCAGTCCAACCAGTACCGCGTGGTGCTCGAAGTGGCGCCGGGCTTCAAGTCGGGGCCGGATGCGCTGGCCGGGCTGTACGTGCCGGGCACCCTGAACGGCGTGACCACGCAGGTGCCGCTCGGCTCGGTGGCGCGCGCAAGCCAGCGCGCGGCGGCGCTGTCGGTCAACCACGTGGGCCAGTTCCCGTCGGCCACGATCTCCTTCAACACGCCGCCGGGTGTGTCGCTCGGCGCGGCGGTGGACGCGATCAAGGCCGAGGAGGCCGCGCTCGACATGCCGGCCAGCATGGAGACCAGCTTCCAGGGCGCGGCGCTGGCGTTCCAGGCCTCGCTGTCGAACACGCTGCTGCTGATCCTGGCCGCCATCGTCACCATGTACATCGTGCTCGGCGTGTTGTACGAGAGCACGATCCACCCGGTCACCATCCTGTCCACCCTGCCCTCGGCCGGCCTGGGCGCGCTGCTGGCGCTGCTGGCCACGGGGCAGGAGCTCGACATCATCGCGATCATCGGCATCGTGCTGCTGATCGGCATCGTGAAGAAGAACGCGATCATGATGATCGACTTCGCACTCGATGCCGAACGCGAGCAAGGTTTACCGCCGCGCCAAGCGATCCACCAGGCCTGCCTGCTGCGCTTTCGCCCCATCCTCATGACCACGCTGGCCGCGCTGCTGGGCGCGTTGCCGCTGATGCTCGGCACCGGCGTCGGCAGCGAACTGCGCCATCCGCTCGGTGTGACCATGGTCGGCGGGCTGATCGTGAGCCAGTTGCTCACACTGTTCACCACGCCGGTGATCTACCTCGGCTTCGCGAACCTGGCGCAACGCTGGCGTGATCGGCGAGATCGGCGCCCTGCGCGTCGCGAGGTCGTGGAATGA
- a CDS encoding multifunctional CCA addition/repair protein has protein sequence MHIYLVGGAVRDALLGRQDGRRDRDWVVVGATPEQLSALGYLPVGKDFPVFLHPRTREEYALARTERKTARGYRGFAVHASPDVTLEQDLARRDLTINSIAISADEMGADGQFDARPECLVDPYGGQRDLRDKLLRHVTDAFREDPVRILRVARFAARFHDFRVADETMALMRDMVAEGEVDALVPERVWQELARGLMEARPSRMFEVLRDCGALQKLLPEVDRLWGVPQRAEYHPEVDTGVHLMMVLDMSARLAAPLPTRFACLTHDLGKGTTPADVLPRHIGHEQRSARLLLGVCERLRVPVECREIADVVAREHGNIHRSGELNAAALVRLLERCDAIRKPQRFAQVLLACECDARGRLGMAEDAYPQRERLTQALAAAQSVDTAAVAQAAQHAGAKGPQIGEWVHRARIDAVAQATTGPAA, from the coding sequence ATGCACATCTATCTCGTCGGCGGCGCAGTACGCGACGCCCTGCTCGGCCGGCAGGACGGCCGGCGCGATCGCGACTGGGTCGTGGTCGGCGCCACACCGGAACAGCTCAGCGCCCTCGGCTACCTGCCCGTCGGCAAGGACTTTCCGGTGTTCCTGCACCCGCGCACCCGCGAGGAATACGCGCTGGCCCGCACCGAACGCAAGACGGCGCGCGGCTACCGCGGCTTCGCCGTGCACGCATCGCCCGACGTGACGCTGGAGCAGGACCTCGCGCGGCGCGATCTCACTATCAATTCCATAGCTATCAGCGCCGATGAAATGGGCGCTGATGGCCAATTCGATGCAAGACCGGAGTGCCTGGTCGACCCCTACGGCGGCCAGCGCGACCTGCGGGACAAATTGCTGCGCCACGTCACCGATGCCTTCCGCGAAGACCCGGTGCGCATCCTGCGCGTGGCCCGCTTCGCCGCACGTTTCCACGACTTCCGCGTGGCCGACGAGACCATGGCGCTGATGCGCGACATGGTGGCCGAGGGCGAGGTCGATGCCCTGGTGCCCGAACGCGTGTGGCAGGAACTGGCCCGCGGGCTGATGGAGGCCAGGCCCTCGCGCATGTTCGAGGTGCTGCGCGACTGCGGCGCACTGCAGAAGCTGCTGCCCGAAGTCGACCGGCTCTGGGGCGTGCCGCAGCGGGCCGAGTACCACCCCGAGGTCGACACCGGCGTGCACCTGATGATGGTGCTCGACATGAGCGCGCGGCTGGCCGCGCCGCTGCCCACGCGATTCGCGTGCCTGACCCACGACCTCGGCAAGGGCACCACGCCCGCCGACGTGCTGCCGCGCCACATCGGTCACGAGCAACGCAGCGCCAGGCTGCTCCTGGGCGTCTGCGAACGCCTGCGCGTGCCCGTGGAATGCCGCGAGATCGCCGATGTGGTGGCGCGCGAGCACGGCAACATCCACCGCAGCGGCGAGCTCAACGCGGCGGCACTGGTGCGGCTGCTCGAGCGCTGCGACGCGATCAGGAAACCGCAGCGTTTCGCGCAGGTGCTGCTGGCCTGCGAATGCGATGCCCGCGGCAGGCTGGGAATGGCGGAAGACGCCTATCCCCAGCGCGAGCGGCTGACGCAGGCGCTGGCGGCGGCACAGTCCGTGGACACGGCCGCCGTGGCGCAGGCCGCGCAGCATGCGGGCGCGAAGGGGCCGCAGATCGGCGAATGGGTGCACCGGGCGCGCATCGATGCGGTCGCGCAGGCCACGACCGGGCCGGCGGCCTGA
- a CDS encoding TRAP transporter large permease subunit, producing MGAAGLWMLLATALLMAVSGLPAWTVLVGTAMAFAVGGMVLGLWPAQLFFALPLRLLGLLEHDLLQALPLYVLIGALLNRLPLTDILFRVALRLMRRTAAAPYLAGLGLGTLLAPMNGSVGASITMLSRAMGRRLGARGIPAESGAALICTASTVGVVVPPSLVLILLGDAMMRAHTEAVNTAARAALIVNTQDIFLGALRPAAAMLVLFMVATWWRHRGVSPAESAAASTATPTGPASPSRADWAIAVGAVACILALLTGVTLGYLYAVEGAATGALALCGFGLATGTLTRSVGRQVLQDTLAITGALFALLMAATTYTLVLRALGTDVWIGDLLRSLPGGGSAALAAVLGMLVLSAFVLDAFEIIFVIVPIAMPPLLVLVPDAAWVAVLALLVLQMGFLLPPFGYAILMVGHLLPGRLSTRRLSRALAPYLLVQAAVIAAVWCWPALVWQPRSAAVAAEAAPLSEEEVQKLFDQQRLEFDKPPAEATP from the coding sequence ATGGGTGCCGCGGGATTGTGGATGCTGCTGGCCACGGCGTTGCTGATGGCGGTGAGCGGCCTGCCCGCCTGGACGGTGCTGGTCGGTACCGCGATGGCGTTCGCGGTGGGCGGCATGGTGCTGGGGCTTTGGCCGGCGCAATTGTTCTTCGCCCTGCCGCTGCGCCTGCTCGGCCTGCTGGAGCACGACCTGCTGCAGGCGTTGCCGCTGTACGTGCTGATCGGCGCCCTGCTGAATCGGCTGCCGCTGACCGACATCCTGTTCCGCGTGGCGTTGCGGCTGATGCGCAGGACGGCCGCGGCACCCTACCTGGCCGGCCTCGGGCTGGGCACGCTGCTGGCGCCGATGAACGGCTCGGTGGGCGCCAGCATCACCATGCTCTCGCGGGCCATGGGGCGGCGGCTCGGTGCGCGGGGCATTCCGGCCGAAAGCGGTGCCGCGTTGATCTGCACGGCCAGCACGGTGGGCGTGGTGGTGCCGCCCTCCCTGGTGCTGATCCTGCTCGGTGACGCCATGATGCGCGCCCATACCGAAGCCGTGAACACCGCCGCGCGGGCGGCGCTGATCGTCAACACGCAGGACATCTTCCTCGGCGCGCTGCGGCCGGCCGCGGCCATGCTGGTGCTGTTCATGGTGGCGACCTGGTGGCGGCACCGCGGCGTGTCGCCGGCGGAGTCGGCGGCGGCTTCGACGGCCACTCCGACGGGCCCGGCATCGCCGAGCCGCGCGGACTGGGCCATTGCCGTCGGCGCCGTGGCCTGCATCCTCGCGCTGCTCACCGGTGTCACCCTGGGCTATCTTTATGCCGTCGAAGGCGCGGCCACCGGCGCGTTGGCCCTGTGCGGCTTTGGCCTGGCCACCGGCACGCTGACCCGGTCGGTCGGGCGGCAGGTGCTGCAAGACACGCTGGCCATCACCGGCGCCCTGTTCGCCCTGCTGATGGCCGCCACCACCTACACGCTGGTGCTGCGCGCGCTCGGCACCGACGTCTGGATTGGCGACTTGCTGCGCAGCCTGCCGGGAGGCGGCTCGGCGGCGCTGGCCGCGGTACTGGGCATGCTGGTGTTGAGCGCGTTCGTGCTGGACGCGTTCGAGATCATCTTCGTCATCGTGCCCATCGCCATGCCACCTTTGCTGGTGCTGGTGCCCGATGCCGCCTGGGTGGCGGTGCTGGCGCTGCTGGTGCTGCAGATGGGGTTCCTGCTGCCGCCGTTCGGCTATGCCATCCTCATGGTCGGCCACCTGCTGCCCGGGCGGCTGTCCACCCGCAGGCTGAGCCGTGCGCTGGCCCCCTATCTGCTGGTCCAGGCGGCGGTGATCGCGGCGGTATGGTGCTGGCCGGCGCTCGTGTGGCAGCCCAGGTCGGCGGCGGTCGCGGCAGAGGCCGCGCCCCTGTCGGAGGAGGAAGTGCAAAAGCTGTTCGACCAGCAGCGCCTCGAATTCGACAAGCCGCCGGCCGAAGCGACCCCGTGA
- a CDS encoding glutathione S-transferase family protein: protein MLKLYIGNKNYSSWSMRPWVLLKQAGIPFEEVMLRFDSFDDGSAFKQAVDQISPVGKVPVLVLEDGFAVWDTLAICETLAERFPDHHLWPSDPQARARARSVCAEMHSGFGSLRSHCAMNIEASLPEVGARLWRDEAGVRADVARLVAMWGGLLAAYPRQAGPGGDPHFLFGDFSIADAFFAPVCMRLRTYALPVPSEIASYVERVASAPGVKAWIDDALAEKDFLPFEEPYRTSRD, encoded by the coding sequence ATGCTCAAGCTCTACATCGGCAACAAGAACTATTCTTCCTGGTCCATGCGGCCCTGGGTGCTGCTCAAGCAGGCCGGCATTCCCTTCGAGGAGGTGATGCTGCGCTTCGATTCCTTCGACGACGGCTCGGCGTTCAAGCAGGCGGTCGATCAGATCAGCCCGGTCGGCAAGGTGCCGGTGCTGGTGCTGGAAGACGGCTTCGCGGTGTGGGACACGCTGGCCATCTGCGAGACCCTGGCCGAGCGTTTTCCCGACCATCACCTCTGGCCCAGCGACCCGCAGGCCCGCGCCCGTGCGCGCAGCGTGTGCGCCGAGATGCATTCGGGTTTCGGCAGCCTGCGCAGCCATTGCGCGATGAACATCGAGGCCTCGCTGCCCGAAGTCGGCGCACGGTTGTGGCGCGACGAGGCCGGCGTGCGTGCCGACGTGGCGCGGCTGGTGGCGATGTGGGGCGGCCTGCTCGCGGCCTATCCGCGCCAGGCCGGGCCGGGTGGCGATCCCCATTTCCTGTTCGGCGACTTCAGCATCGCGGATGCCTTCTTCGCGCCGGTCTGCATGCGGCTGCGCACCTATGCCCTGCCGGTGCCCAGCGAGATCGCCTCTTATGTGGAACGCGTGGCGTCCGCGCCGGGCGTCAAGGCCTGGATCGACGATGCACTGGCGGAAAAGGACTTCCTGCCTTTCGAGGAACCGTACCGCACCTCGCGCGACTGA
- a CDS encoding GNAT family N-acetyltransferase, whose product MSSSSSYEVRPAKLSEAQAIADLHVSASQAAYHDLIPAEHLNKMPLAKRVTMWREAIEFGDPQVQVALDGGRIVGFVGFDRSRDKGTKNTVGEIWSIYVDDGYWNQGVGLALWDAAREALVEEGCTTVTVWIPLRNERALRFFDLAGFKRELNTAKTVPMGDIKIEEMRLKRALD is encoded by the coding sequence ATGTCCAGTTCCTCCAGCTACGAAGTCCGGCCCGCCAAATTGAGCGAGGCGCAGGCCATCGCCGACCTGCACGTCAGTGCCAGCCAGGCGGCCTACCACGACCTGATCCCCGCCGAACACCTGAACAAGATGCCCCTGGCCAAGCGCGTGACGATGTGGCGCGAGGCCATCGAGTTCGGCGACCCGCAGGTGCAGGTGGCGCTGGACGGCGGAAGAATCGTCGGCTTCGTCGGCTTCGACCGTTCGCGCGACAAGGGCACGAAGAACACCGTCGGCGAGATCTGGTCGATCTACGTCGATGACGGCTACTGGAACCAGGGTGTCGGCCTGGCGCTGTGGGACGCCGCGCGCGAAGCCCTGGTCGAGGAAGGCTGCACCACCGTCACCGTGTGGATTCCCCTGCGCAACGAGCGCGCGCTGCGTTTCTTCGACCTGGCCGGTTTCAAGCGGGAGCTCAACACCGCCAAGACCGTGCCGATGGGCGACATCAAGATCGAGGAGATGCGGCTCAAGAGAGCGCTGGACTGA
- a CDS encoding MdtA/MuxA family multidrug efflux RND transporter periplasmic adaptor subunit, translating to MNTKLKNRRPALALALCAVALLVAGGLWWRHGRPQAGDTAGPGAPASAPAGGTGGGRRFAGANRTQPVTVAPVRKQDVRVLVSAIGTITAQNTALVRTKADGELKAIHFKEGQMVKAGQLLAEIDPRSYQVALGQAQGQLARDQAQLVNARLDLQRYKDLLAKDSIASQQVDTQAALARQLEGTVQADQSAVDSAKLQLSYTRVTAPISGRLGLKQADLGNVVHASDTTGIVSITQVQPIALVFAVPEFNLPQINRKLQAGQPMAVEAWDREQKTRLAVGKVATIDNSIDTSTGTIKLKAEFANADGSLYPNQFANVRLQLDTLVGALTVPTAAVQRGAQGTFVYVLQDDGSVALRVVKLGATDGDATSVQGNLSEGDKVVTDGADRLRDGAKVEVITPAARGPAAAGSDPAPHRRRPASADAAAATPAGVASEAAAERPRWMDRLPPEVQAKVQAMSPEERQAFVQKLRERRQQQPQGGGTP from the coding sequence ATGAATACAAAACTGAAAAACCGGCGCCCTGCCCTGGCGCTCGCGCTGTGCGCCGTCGCCTTGCTCGTCGCCGGCGGGCTGTGGTGGCGCCACGGCAGGCCGCAGGCCGGCGACACGGCAGGACCGGGTGCGCCCGCCAGCGCCCCGGCGGGCGGCACGGGCGGCGGCCGCCGTTTCGCGGGCGCCAACCGCACACAGCCGGTCACCGTGGCGCCGGTGCGCAAGCAGGACGTGCGCGTGCTGGTCTCCGCCATCGGCACCATCACCGCGCAGAACACCGCGCTGGTGCGCACCAAGGCCGATGGCGAGCTCAAGGCCATCCATTTCAAGGAAGGCCAGATGGTCAAGGCGGGCCAGTTGCTGGCCGAGATCGACCCGCGCAGCTACCAGGTAGCATTGGGCCAAGCCCAGGGGCAGCTCGCCCGCGACCAGGCCCAGCTCGTCAACGCGCGGCTCGACCTGCAGCGCTACAAGGATCTGCTGGCCAAGGATTCCATCGCCAGCCAGCAGGTCGACACCCAGGCCGCGCTCGCGCGCCAGCTCGAAGGCACGGTGCAGGCCGACCAGTCGGCGGTGGACAGCGCGAAGCTGCAGCTTTCCTACACCCGCGTGACCGCGCCCATCAGCGGGCGGCTGGGGCTGAAGCAGGCCGACTTGGGCAACGTGGTGCACGCCAGCGACACCACCGGCATCGTCAGCATCACGCAGGTCCAGCCAATCGCGCTGGTGTTCGCCGTGCCGGAATTCAACCTGCCGCAGATCAACCGCAAGCTGCAGGCCGGCCAGCCCATGGCCGTGGAGGCCTGGGACCGCGAGCAGAAGACCCGCCTGGCCGTGGGCAAGGTCGCCACCATCGACAACAGCATCGACACCAGCACCGGCACCATCAAGCTCAAGGCCGAGTTCGCCAATGCCGACGGCTCGCTGTATCCGAACCAGTTCGCCAACGTCCGGCTGCAGCTCGATACCCTGGTCGGCGCGCTCACCGTACCCACGGCCGCCGTGCAGCGCGGCGCGCAGGGCACCTTCGTCTACGTCCTGCAGGACGACGGCAGCGTGGCCCTGCGCGTGGTGAAACTCGGCGCGACCGATGGCGACGCCACCAGCGTGCAGGGCAACCTGAGCGAAGGCGACAAGGTGGTGACCGACGGCGCCGACCGGCTGCGCGACGGCGCCAAGGTCGAAGTCATCACGCCCGCCGCGCGTGGTCCCGCCGCGGCCGGCAGCGACCCGGCGCCGCACCGGCGCAGGCCCGCATCGGCGGATGCCGCGGCGGCCACGCCGGCCGGCGTGGCCAGTGAAGCCGCCGCCGAACGCCCGCGCTGGATGGACCGGCTGCCGCCCGAGGTGCAGGCCAAGGTCCAGGCCATGAGCCCCGAGGAACGCCAGGCCTTCGTCCAGAAGCTGCGCGAACGCCGCCAGCAGCAGCCACAGGGCGGCGGCACCCCTTGA